The following are encoded in a window of Streptomyces sp. Go-475 genomic DNA:
- a CDS encoding TnsA-like heteromeric transposase endonuclease subunit, whose product MGQGWSTPFEAVEPVRDFRWAKGVESFAGWYYCVTARDHVGYESWLERDHLILLDRDPQGVGIASQPFWLHWHDGTRRRRHAPDCFVRLADGRGRVVDVRADDQVDDAAAESFEAMELACRAVGWSSSGPGHLSRSSWRTCGGRPATGGAGVCGG is encoded by the coding sequence CTGGGTCAGGGGTGGAGTACGCCTTTCGAGGCCGTTGAGCCGGTCCGGGACTTCCGCTGGGCCAAGGGCGTCGAGAGCTTCGCGGGCTGGTACTACTGCGTGACGGCCCGAGACCACGTCGGATACGAATCCTGGCTGGAGCGGGACCACCTGATCCTGCTGGACCGCGATCCGCAGGGGGTGGGCATCGCCTCGCAGCCGTTCTGGCTGCACTGGCACGACGGCACCCGAAGGCGTCGGCACGCGCCGGACTGCTTCGTCCGGCTCGCCGACGGCCGAGGCCGCGTCGTGGACGTGCGGGCCGACGACCAGGTCGATGACGCGGCCGCCGAGTCCTTCGAGGCGATGGAACTGGCCTGCCGGGCGGTGGGCTGGAGTTCGTCCGGGCCGGGACACCTGAGCCGGTCTTCATGGCGAACGTGCGGTGGCCGGCCCGCTACCGGCGGCGCCGGTGTCTGCGGTGGTTGA
- a CDS encoding IS481 family transposase — translation MSHRNARLTVHGRRLLVERVRAGRPVAHVAAEMGISRVTAHKWIRRWRAEGEPGLHDRPSRPKTTPHRTAPAVEARVCRLRQDRKLGPARLGPILGLPASTVHRVLARHGLNRLALMDRPTGQVIRRYERARPGELVHIDVKKLGRIPDGGGHRMLGRQAGRATRGGMGFDYIHSAVDDHTRLAYSEIHHDEKVATCAGFLIRAAAFFHAHGITRIERVLTDNAWAYRKGLAWKQALAEIGATGKLTRIYRPQTNGKVERFNRTLLDEWAYLRPYTSNTERTAALTDFLHTYNHHRCHTALGGQPPITRVNNPAGQYS, via the coding sequence GTGTCCCACCGTAATGCCCGGCTGACCGTTCACGGCAGGCGGCTGCTCGTCGAACGGGTCCGCGCCGGCCGCCCGGTCGCCCATGTCGCTGCGGAAATGGGCATTTCGCGCGTCACGGCCCACAAATGGATCCGCCGCTGGCGGGCGGAAGGCGAACCGGGGCTGCACGACCGCCCCAGCCGTCCGAAGACCACACCCCACCGCACGGCGCCAGCGGTGGAGGCCCGGGTCTGCCGCCTGCGCCAGGACCGCAAACTCGGCCCCGCCCGCCTCGGCCCGATCCTCGGCCTGCCCGCCTCGACTGTGCACCGCGTCCTGGCTCGGCACGGCCTGAACCGGCTGGCGCTCATGGACCGCCCCACCGGACAGGTCATCCGCCGCTACGAACGCGCCCGCCCCGGCGAGCTGGTCCACATCGACGTCAAGAAACTCGGCCGGATCCCGGACGGCGGCGGCCACAGGATGCTCGGCCGCCAGGCCGGCCGGGCCACCCGCGGAGGCATGGGCTTCGACTACATCCACTCCGCCGTCGACGACCACACCCGCCTCGCCTACAGCGAGATCCACCACGACGAGAAGGTCGCCACCTGCGCAGGCTTCCTCATCCGCGCGGCCGCGTTCTTCCACGCGCACGGCATCACCCGCATCGAGCGCGTGCTCACCGACAACGCCTGGGCCTACCGCAAAGGCCTGGCCTGGAAACAAGCCCTCGCCGAGATCGGCGCCACCGGCAAACTCACCCGCATCTACCGGCCCCAGACCAACGGCAAGGTCGAACGCTTCAACCGCACCCTGCTCGACGAATGGGCCTACCTGCGGCCCTACACCAGCAACACCGAACGCACCGCCGCCCTGACAGACTTCCTGCACACCTACAACCACCACCGCTGCCACACCGCACTCGGCGGCCAGCCACCGATCACCCGCGTCAACAACCCTGCGGGTCAATACAGCTAG
- a CDS encoding LacI family DNA-binding transcriptional regulator, which produces MTVTLADVAARAQVSPATVSRVLNGNYPVAASTRERVLKAVDELDYVLNGPASALAAATSDLVGILVNDIADPFFGIMASAIQAEIGGPGGRAGGERLAVVCNTGGSPERELTYLTLLQRQRAAAVVLTGGAIEDAAHQAAMDAKVRKLADAGTRVVLCGRPPAPETGAIALTFDNRGGGQELTEHLIGLGHRRLGYIAGPEERTTTRHRLEGHRAALAAHGIEEDPRWTVHGRYDRRSGYEATLELLRRDPSLTAVVAANDSVALGACAALRDSGLRIPEDVSVAGFDDLPFSIDAVPSLTTVRLPLAEAGARAGRIAMGREEAPPGGIASVRGELMVRGSSGVPRVS; this is translated from the coding sequence ATGACGGTGACCCTGGCGGATGTGGCGGCCCGCGCACAGGTCTCCCCCGCGACGGTGTCGCGCGTGCTGAACGGGAACTACCCCGTGGCCGCCTCCACCCGGGAGCGGGTGCTGAAGGCCGTGGACGAGCTGGACTACGTGCTCAACGGGCCCGCGAGCGCCCTCGCCGCCGCCACCTCCGACCTGGTCGGGATCCTGGTGAACGACATCGCCGACCCGTTCTTCGGGATCATGGCGAGCGCGATCCAGGCCGAGATCGGCGGGCCGGGCGGCCGCGCGGGCGGGGAGAGACTCGCGGTGGTCTGCAACACGGGCGGCTCGCCGGAGCGGGAGCTGACGTACCTCACGCTGCTGCAGCGGCAGCGGGCGGCGGCCGTGGTGCTCACCGGCGGGGCGATCGAGGACGCGGCGCACCAGGCGGCGATGGACGCGAAGGTGCGGAAGCTGGCGGACGCCGGGACGCGGGTCGTGCTGTGCGGGCGGCCGCCGGCGCCGGAGACCGGGGCGATCGCGCTGACCTTCGACAACCGCGGGGGCGGGCAGGAGCTGACCGAGCACCTCATCGGGCTCGGGCACCGGCGGCTGGGGTACATCGCGGGGCCGGAGGAGCGGACGACGACGCGGCACCGGCTGGAGGGGCACCGGGCCGCGCTGGCCGCGCACGGGATCGAGGAGGACCCCCGGTGGACGGTGCACGGGCGCTACGACCGCCGCTCCGGGTACGAGGCGACGCTGGAGCTGCTGCGGCGGGACCCGTCGCTGACGGCGGTCGTCGCGGCGAACGACTCCGTCGCGCTGGGGGCGTGCGCGGCGCTGCGGGACTCCGGACTGCGGATTCCGGAGGACGTGTCGGTGGCGGGCTTCGACGACCTGCCGTTCAGCATCGACGCGGTGCCGTCGCTGACGACGGTGCGGTTGCCGCTCGCGGAGGCCGGGGCTCGGGCCGGGCGGATCGCCATGGGGCGGGAGGAGGCGCCGCCCGGGGGGATCGCGTCGGTGCGGGGGGAATTGATGGTGCGGGGGTCCTCCGGGGTGCCGCGGGTTTCGTAG
- a CDS encoding sugar phosphate isomerase/epimerase family protein, with amino-acid sequence MSTTGLDRFSINQMTVKQLSMPELVDGCGRLGIRNVGLWREPVQSYGLHATAKLVRDAGLTVTTLCRGGFFTAIDPGERAEALADNRRAIDEAATLGTDTLVLVSGGLPAGSKDLHGARERIADALAELGPYAERHGVRLAIEPLHPMYAADRCVVSTLAQALDLAERFPAHQVGVTVDTYHIWWDDTAPAQIARAGEGGRIHTFQLADWTTPLPEGVLTGRGQIGDGAIDMREWQAHVEAAGYTGAIEVELFNDGLWARDGQEVLAETAARFVEHTR; translated from the coding sequence GTGAGCACGACCGGGCTGGACCGCTTCTCCATCAACCAGATGACGGTGAAGCAGCTGTCGATGCCGGAACTGGTCGACGGCTGCGGCCGGCTGGGCATCCGCAACGTCGGCCTGTGGCGCGAGCCGGTGCAGTCGTACGGCCTTCACGCCACGGCGAAGCTGGTCCGGGACGCGGGGCTGACGGTGACGACGCTGTGCCGGGGCGGCTTCTTCACGGCGATCGACCCGGGGGAGCGGGCCGAGGCCCTGGCCGACAACCGCCGCGCGATCGACGAGGCGGCCACGCTCGGCACGGACACCCTGGTCCTGGTCTCGGGCGGCCTCCCGGCGGGCTCCAAGGACCTGCACGGGGCGCGGGAACGCATCGCGGACGCCCTGGCGGAGCTGGGCCCGTACGCGGAGCGGCACGGCGTCCGCCTCGCGATCGAGCCGCTGCACCCCATGTACGCCGCGGACCGCTGCGTGGTGTCGACGCTGGCCCAGGCCCTCGACCTGGCGGAGCGCTTCCCGGCGCACCAGGTCGGCGTCACGGTCGACACGTACCACATCTGGTGGGACGACACGGCTCCCGCGCAGATCGCCCGGGCGGGCGAGGGCGGCCGCATCCACACCTTCCAGCTCGCCGACTGGACGACCCCCCTCCCGGAGGGCGTGCTGACCGGCCGCGGCCAGATCGGCGACGGCGCGATCGACATGCGCGAGTGGCAGGCCCACGTGGAGGCCGCCGGCTACACCGGCGCGATCGAAGTCGAGCTGTTCAACGACGGGTTGTGGGCCCGGGACGGCCAGGAGGTCCTGGCGGAGACGGCGGCGCGGTTCGTCGAGCACACCCGCTAG
- a CDS encoding MerR family transcriptional regulator, protein MRIGELSRRTGVNAHQLRYYEAQGLLEADRGANGYREYDDSAVLRVKQIRHLLGAGLSSEDIAYVLPCAVGEAPALPGCPELLTAMRSRLRRLDDQMQRLAQSRDALTAYIEAAERVGEHYPPFDGTAARGQRLPVTT, encoded by the coding sequence ATGCGGATCGGGGAACTGAGCCGACGGACGGGCGTCAACGCCCACCAACTGCGCTACTACGAGGCCCAGGGGCTGCTGGAGGCGGACCGCGGCGCGAACGGCTACCGCGAGTACGACGACAGCGCCGTGCTGCGGGTGAAGCAGATCCGGCACCTGCTGGGCGCGGGCCTGTCCTCCGAGGACATCGCGTACGTACTGCCCTGCGCGGTCGGGGAGGCCCCGGCCCTGCCCGGCTGCCCGGAACTACTGACCGCGATGCGCTCCCGCCTGCGCCGGCTGGACGACCAGATGCAACGGCTCGCCCAGTCCCGCGACGCCCTCACCGCATACATCGAGGCGGCGGAGCGCGTGGGCGAGCACTACCCACCCTTCGACGGCACGGCAGCGCGAGGTCAACGACTCCCGGTCACGACCTGA
- a CDS encoding NAD(P)-binding domain-containing protein has translation MDKDSTSPTRVSVVGLGLMGQALAGAFLRAGHPTTVWNRTASKAERLVAEGARLAPSVGDAIQAGALTVVCLTDYQAVRELLGADGVDLDGAMLVNLTSGDSAQARETARWAEQRGARYLDGAIMAVPPAIGTAEAMILHSGARADFDEYESVLGALGTVTHLGADHGLASLYDVAGLAMMWSVLNAWLQGTALLRTAGVDAGTFAPFARQIAAGVAEWLPGYAEQIDSGSFPAEVSALETDARAMAHLVEESEAVGVNAELPKLIKAMADRAIAAGHGKEQYPVLIEEFGKPGGS, from the coding sequence ATGGACAAGGACAGCACATCTCCAACTCGCGTATCCGTCGTCGGACTTGGGCTGATGGGGCAGGCGCTCGCCGGGGCGTTCCTGCGGGCCGGGCACCCGACGACCGTGTGGAACCGTACGGCGTCCAAGGCCGAGCGGCTGGTGGCCGAGGGCGCGCGGCTCGCCCCCTCGGTCGGCGACGCGATCCAGGCGGGTGCTCTGACGGTCGTCTGCCTCACCGACTACCAGGCCGTGCGCGAACTGCTCGGCGCGGACGGGGTCGACCTGGACGGCGCGATGCTGGTCAACCTGACCTCGGGCGACTCGGCCCAGGCCCGGGAGACCGCCCGCTGGGCGGAGCAGCGCGGCGCCCGTTACCTGGACGGCGCCATCATGGCCGTGCCGCCGGCGATCGGGACCGCCGAGGCGATGATCCTGCACAGCGGCGCCCGGGCGGACTTCGACGAGTACGAGTCCGTGCTCGGCGCGCTCGGCACCGTCACCCACCTCGGCGCGGACCACGGGCTCGCGTCCCTGTACGACGTCGCCGGTCTGGCCATGATGTGGAGCGTGCTCAACGCATGGCTCCAGGGCACGGCGCTGCTCAGGACGGCCGGTGTCGACGCCGGGACGTTCGCGCCGTTCGCCCGGCAGATCGCCGCCGGCGTGGCCGAGTGGCTCCCGGGGTACGCCGAGCAGATCGACAGCGGCTCGTTCCCGGCCGAGGTGTCGGCCCTGGAGACCGACGCGCGTGCCATGGCCCACCTGGTCGAGGAGAGCGAGGCGGTGGGTGTCAACGCCGAACTGCCCAAGCTGATCAAGGCGATGGCCGACCGTGCGATCGCCGCCGGGCACGGCAAGGAGCAGTATCCCGTGCTCATCGAGGAGTTCGGCAAGCCTGGCGGCAGCTGA
- a CDS encoding amidohydrolase family protein: protein MSDQPGAAGGSEEAGEVRRFWGRLGVPGLVDVHTHFMPERVLRKVWDYFDTAGPLVGGLEWPITYRTAEAERAALLREFGVRAFTSMLYPHKPGMAAWLNGWAVDFARRTPDCLHTATLFPEPGVADYVREAVEAGARVFKAHVQVGAYDPADELLQPVWGLLAEAGIPVVVHCGSGPAPGKHTGPEPIARVLARHPRLRLIVAHMGMPEYEEFFGLAERYDEVRLDTTMAFTDFGEKLMPFPRRALPRLAALGDRVLLGSDFPNIPYRYLHQLHALERLGLGQQWLRAVCHDNAAELFGLRAG from the coding sequence ATGAGTGATCAGCCTGGGGCGGCCGGCGGCTCCGAGGAGGCCGGTGAGGTGCGGCGGTTCTGGGGGCGGCTCGGGGTTCCGGGGCTGGTCGACGTCCACACGCACTTCATGCCCGAGCGGGTCCTGCGCAAGGTGTGGGACTACTTCGACACCGCCGGGCCGCTGGTCGGCGGGCTGGAGTGGCCGATCACGTACCGGACGGCGGAGGCGGAGCGAGCGGCCCTGCTGCGGGAGTTCGGCGTGCGGGCCTTCACCTCGATGCTCTACCCGCACAAGCCGGGCATGGCCGCGTGGCTCAACGGATGGGCGGTCGACTTCGCCCGCCGCACCCCCGACTGCCTGCACACCGCCACCCTCTTCCCCGAGCCGGGGGTCGCGGACTACGTCCGCGAGGCCGTCGAAGCGGGCGCGCGCGTGTTCAAGGCGCATGTGCAGGTGGGGGCGTACGATCCGGCCGACGAGCTCCTCCAGCCGGTGTGGGGGCTGCTGGCCGAGGCCGGGATCCCCGTGGTGGTGCACTGCGGCTCCGGGCCCGCGCCCGGCAAGCACACCGGCCCCGAGCCCATCGCCCGGGTGCTGGCGCGGCACCCGAGGCTGCGGCTGATCGTCGCGCACATGGGCATGCCCGAGTACGAGGAGTTCTTCGGCCTCGCCGAGCGGTACGACGAGGTGCGGCTGGACACGACGATGGCGTTCACCGACTTCGGCGAGAAACTCATGCCGTTCCCGCGCCGCGCCCTGCCCCGGCTCGCCGCGCTCGGCGACCGCGTCCTGCTCGGCTCGGACTTCCCCAACATCCCCTACCGCTACCTGCACCAGCTCCACGCCCTGGAGCGACTCGGCCTCGGGCAGCAGTGGCTGCGGGCCGTGTGCCACGACAACGCGGCGGAGCTGTTCGGCCTCCGGGCCGGGTGA
- a CDS encoding Gfo/Idh/MocA family oxidoreductase, with the protein MTRKTVRIAMNGVTGRMGYRQHLVRSILALREQGGLDLGDGTVLWPEPILVGRREHALRALAEQHGLEHVSTDLDAVLADETVDIYFDAQVTSAREEALKKAIAAGKHIYTEKPTATGLEGALDLARLADEAGIKHGVVQDKLFLPGLLKLKRLIDGGFFGRILSVRGEFGYWVFEGDWQAAQRPSWNYRAEDGGGIVVDMFPHWEYVLHELFGRVKSVQAIATTHIPERWDENGKPYDATADDAAYGIFELDGGAIAQINSSWAVRVNRDELVEFQVDGTEGSAVAGLRNCRVQHRSATPKPVWNPDIPVTEVFRDQWQEVPDNQDFDNGFKAQWELFLKHVYADAPYHWDLLAGARGVQLAELGLKSSAEGRRLDVPEISL; encoded by the coding sequence GTGACACGCAAGACGGTGCGTATCGCCATGAACGGCGTCACCGGGCGCATGGGCTACCGCCAGCACCTGGTCCGCTCCATCCTGGCCCTGCGCGAGCAGGGCGGCCTCGACCTCGGCGACGGCACCGTGCTGTGGCCCGAGCCGATCCTGGTCGGCCGCCGCGAGCACGCGCTCCGGGCGCTGGCGGAGCAGCACGGGCTGGAGCACGTCTCGACCGACCTGGACGCGGTCCTCGCCGACGAGACGGTGGACATCTACTTCGACGCGCAGGTCACCTCCGCCCGTGAGGAGGCGCTGAAGAAGGCCATCGCCGCCGGCAAGCACATCTACACCGAGAAGCCGACCGCCACCGGCCTGGAGGGCGCCCTCGACCTCGCCCGCCTGGCCGACGAGGCCGGCATCAAGCACGGCGTCGTCCAGGACAAGCTCTTCCTCCCCGGCCTGCTGAAGCTGAAGCGCCTCATCGACGGCGGCTTCTTCGGCCGGATCCTGTCGGTGCGCGGCGAGTTCGGCTACTGGGTCTTCGAGGGCGACTGGCAGGCCGCCCAGCGCCCGTCCTGGAACTACCGGGCCGAGGACGGCGGCGGCATCGTCGTCGACATGTTCCCGCACTGGGAGTACGTGCTGCACGAGCTGTTCGGCCGCGTGAAGTCCGTCCAGGCCATCGCCACCACCCACATCCCGGAGCGCTGGGACGAGAACGGCAAGCCCTACGACGCGACGGCCGACGACGCCGCGTACGGCATCTTCGAGCTCGACGGCGGCGCCATCGCACAGATCAACTCCTCCTGGGCGGTCCGCGTCAACCGCGACGAGCTGGTGGAGTTCCAGGTCGACGGCACCGAGGGCTCCGCGGTCGCGGGCCTGAGGAACTGCCGGGTCCAGCACAGGTCGGCGACCCCGAAGCCGGTCTGGAACCCGGACATCCCCGTCACGGAGGTCTTCCGCGACCAGTGGCAGGAGGTCCCCGACAACCAGGACTTCGACAACGGCTTCAAGGCCCAGTGGGAGCTGTTCCTCAAGCACGTCTACGCCGACGCGCCCTACCACTGGGACCTGCTGGCCGGTGCCCGCGGTGTCCAGCTCGCCGAGCTGGGCCTGAAGTCCTCGGCCGAGGGCCGCCGCCTCGACGTTCCGGAGATCTCGCTGTGA
- a CDS encoding dihydrodipicolinate synthase family protein, translating into MTIRLPDSGGTLRTYEPRTEPLAVTPGTPFTSRTVFSAAHVVADPYADVSPDSPAAVDWDATLAFRRHLWSHGLGVAEAMDTAQRGMGLDWAGAAELIRRSAAEAKSVGGLIACGVGTDQLPATEIGHPYSLAEIRAAYEEQLALVEESGAQAILMASRALAAVAKGPEDYLEVYGHLLRQASEPVILHWLGPMFDPALEGYWGATDLDAATRTFLDVIAAHPDKVDGIKVSLLDAQREIDIRRRLPQGVRCYTGDDFNYPELIAGDDQGFSHALLGIFDPLGPLAAEAVRVLDTGDVRGFRGLLDPTVELSRHLFQTPTRFYKTGVVFLAWLAGHQSHFTMVGGLQSARSLPHFAKAYELADGLGLFPDPKLAEERMKTLLSVYGVNQ; encoded by the coding sequence GTGACCATCCGACTCCCGGACAGCGGCGGGACGCTGCGGACGTACGAGCCCCGCACCGAGCCCCTCGCCGTGACCCCCGGCACCCCCTTCACCTCCCGCACGGTCTTCTCGGCGGCGCACGTCGTCGCCGACCCGTACGCGGACGTGTCCCCCGACTCGCCCGCCGCCGTCGACTGGGACGCCACCCTCGCCTTCCGCCGCCACCTGTGGTCGCACGGGCTGGGCGTCGCCGAGGCCATGGACACCGCCCAGCGCGGCATGGGCCTGGACTGGGCGGGCGCGGCGGAACTGATCCGCCGCTCGGCGGCCGAGGCGAAGTCGGTCGGCGGCCTGATCGCCTGCGGCGTGGGCACCGACCAGCTGCCCGCGACCGAGATCGGCCACCCGTACAGCCTGGCGGAGATCCGGGCCGCGTACGAGGAACAGCTCGCCCTCGTGGAGGAGTCGGGCGCGCAGGCGATCCTGATGGCCTCGCGGGCGCTGGCCGCGGTCGCCAAGGGGCCGGAGGACTACCTGGAGGTCTACGGGCACCTGCTCCGCCAGGCGTCCGAGCCGGTGATCCTGCACTGGCTGGGCCCGATGTTCGACCCGGCGCTGGAGGGCTACTGGGGTGCCACGGACCTGGACGCCGCCACCCGCACCTTCCTGGACGTCATCGCCGCGCACCCCGACAAGGTCGACGGCATCAAGGTCTCGCTGCTGGACGCCCAGCGGGAGATCGACATCCGCCGCCGGCTGCCGCAGGGCGTGCGCTGCTACACCGGCGACGACTTCAACTACCCGGAGCTGATCGCCGGCGACGACCAGGGCTTCAGCCACGCCCTGCTCGGCATCTTCGACCCGCTGGGCCCGCTGGCGGCCGAGGCGGTCCGGGTCCTGGACACGGGCGACGTCAGGGGCTTCCGCGGACTGCTGGACCCCACGGTCGAGCTGTCCCGCCACCTCTTCCAGACCCCCACCCGCTTCTACAAGACGGGCGTGGTCTTCCTCGCCTGGCTCGCGGGCCACCAGTCCCACTTCACGATGGTCGGCGGCCTGCAGTCGGCCCGCTCCCTCCCGCACTTCGCTAAGGCCTACGAACTCGCCGACGGCCTCGGCCTGTTCCCCGACCCCAAGCTGGCGGAGGAGCGCATGAAGACCCTGCTGAGCGTGTACGGGGTGAACCAGTGA
- a CDS encoding pentapeptide repeat-containing protein: MDAVGRDLSGADLSGGDWSESWFTGADLRNVNLAGAELYRSDAQGADLSGADLTGASLVRVNLDDAILRHATLDRADLVKASLFGVDAFGASCRGTRFMGASLLEVDFRCADLRDSVFDQNSFKVIIDRRTRLSGASGSVLGPVVLAEEGGSRELSGPELQEWLRERGGCVQVVTGSR, from the coding sequence ATGGATGCCGTAGGCCGTGATCTCAGTGGGGCGGATCTCTCCGGCGGTGATTGGTCGGAGTCGTGGTTCACGGGCGCCGATCTGCGGAACGTCAATCTGGCGGGTGCGGAGTTGTATCGCTCGGATGCTCAGGGGGCCGACCTCAGTGGGGCCGATCTGACGGGTGCCTCCCTCGTGCGCGTGAACCTCGACGACGCGATCCTGCGGCACGCGACGCTCGACCGTGCCGACCTGGTGAAGGCGTCGTTGTTCGGTGTCGATGCCTTTGGTGCCAGTTGTCGAGGCACCCGGTTCATGGGGGCCTCGCTGCTGGAGGTCGATTTTCGATGCGCCGATCTGCGGGATTCCGTGTTCGATCAGAATTCGTTCAAGGTGATCATTGATCGGCGTACGCGACTGAGCGGTGCCTCGGGGTCTGTTCTCGGACCCGTGGTTCTCGCGGAGGAGGGGGGATCGCGAGAACTGTCCGGTCCGGAGCTTCAGGAGTGGTTGCGTGAGCGCGGCGGGTGCGTTCAGGTCGTGACCGGGAGTCGTTGA